A single region of the Pectinophora gossypiella chromosome 2, ilPecGoss1.1, whole genome shotgun sequence genome encodes:
- the LOC126377792 gene encoding F-box only protein 5-like produces the protein MELHSDFVEPTTPGLSFNNASFWKTEDSGYHTSYTPGSVDCSEISNENLDPAAIQGQLRITGQFQVNYDITPESNLRLGRKYVRSKNVLANTQTESTPSSPIVRRGVKRAYQEEGEEIVQNTVPTPTSVIAGGIQKLHVTESYRTSQPYVFSSSGHSKCPDNQLTSEFYHHEYAQTLSYPTTPVKKICRTSCKLSPTKRSSKKLNFAIHSLSCESRGVVKHRPHNKVVRNIQFRPDQKIDIIKMLYQDARAFPPVSKILSYLSNEDICRFKLVSPVWCQVWNYVSISKKQEFKTFLKNEKDNQENKEKGLIRKNSDANQNRSLKEVHNVMNTHLVTSSPRSPPVSPRTNKFKKFTKCAQQDARLQLSCVRCHQPAKITVDVSEEWAECTSTSCSYQFCKFCKFDRHPGKSCFKYDLIDGPSPSKRKRNTNAACTRKSKKNLYRLMI, from the exons ATGGAACTCCACTCCGATTTCGTGGAGCCAACGACGCCGGGGTTATCCTTTAACAATGCCAGTTTTTGGAAAACTGAAGACAGCGGGTACCATACGTCGTATACCCCGGGGTCGGTGGATTGTTCCGAAATATCAAACGAGAATCTTGATCCTGCAGCTATTCAAGGACAACTACGAATTACTGGGCAATTTCAAGTCAATTACGATATAACACCAGAGTCAAACCTTCGTTTAGGTCGTAAATACGTTCGCTCTAAAAATGTATTGGCAAACACACAAACTGAGAGCACTCCAAGCTCACCAATCGTACGACGTGGTGTTAAACGAGCTTACcaagaagaaggagaagaaatTGTACAAAATACTGTGCCAACTCCCACCAGCGTGATTGCTGGTGGCATACAAAAGTTACATGTAACAGAGAGTTACAGAACTAGTCAACCTTATGTCTTTTCATCATCAGGGCATTCAAAATGCCCTGACAATCAGTTAACCAGTGAATTTTACCATCATGAATATGCCCAAACTTTGTCATATCCTACAACTCCAGTGAAAAAAATATGCAGAACAAGTTGCAAACTAAGTCCAACAAAAAGATCAAGTAAGAAACTTAATTTTGCCATTCATTCTCTATCTTGTGAGAGCCGTGGAGTTGTAAAACATAGACCACATAACAAAGTTGTAAGAAATATTCAGTTTCGGCCAGATCAGAAGATTGATATTATAAAAATGCTCTACCAGGATGCCAGAGCATTTCCACCTGTTTCAAAGATTCTTAGTTATTTGTCTAATGAAGATATATGCAGATTTAAATTGGTAAGTCCTGTATGGTGCCAAGTCTGGAATTATGTATCCATATCAAAGAAGCAAGAGTTCAAAACATTCTTGAAAAATGAAAAGGATAATCAGGAAAACAAGGAAAAGGGACTGATTAGGAAAAATAGTGATGCTAATCAAAACAGATCACTAAAGGAGGTGCATAATGTCATGAACACACACCTGGTGACCAGCTCTCCACGCAGCCCCCCTGTGTCTCCAAGAACCAATAAATTCAAGAAATTCACTAAG TGTGCTCAACAAGATGCACGTCTCCAGCTGTCATGTGTGCGCTGTCACCAGCCCGCCAAAATTACGGTGGATGTTTCAGAAGAGTGGGCTGAATGCACCAGTACCTCCTGTTCCTACCAGTTCTGCAAGTTCTGTAAGTTTGACCGCCATCCAGGAAAGAGCTGCTTTAAGTATGATCTGATTGATGGCCCTAGTCCttctaaaagaaaaagaaacacaaatGCAGCATGTACTAGAAAAAGTAAGAAAAACCTGTACAGACTCATGATTTGA